A region of Micromonospora chokoriensis DNA encodes the following proteins:
- a CDS encoding glycosyltransferase family 4 protein: MRIGIVCPYSFDVPGGVQNHVMDLAEALIALGHEVSVLAPADEDAPLPPYVVSAGRAVPLPYNGSVARIAFGPVSTARVRRWITNGDFDVLHVHEPLTLSLSLLAVLSARGPVVATFHTAMTRSRVLAAAQGVLQIVLERITARIAVSALARKVQVEHMDGGAVEIPNGVAVAKFADAEPLPGWPGECGPGTGGTLGFLGRFTEARKGFPVLRDAFVALAATRPGLRLLVAGPGDPDDLYDQFPADLHERVTFLGLVTEPDKARMLRSVHLYVAPNTGGESFGMILTEALAAGTTVVASDLDAFRRVLDGGRAGRLFPTGDPVGLRDALSELLDDASARTTLTACGDQVVANFDWPVVARRVLEVYAAAIEATDGRVIDQEWVGLG; encoded by the coding sequence ATGCGGATCGGCATCGTGTGCCCGTACTCCTTCGACGTCCCGGGCGGCGTGCAGAACCACGTGATGGACCTCGCCGAGGCGTTGATCGCTCTCGGGCACGAGGTCAGCGTGCTCGCCCCGGCCGACGAGGATGCGCCGCTGCCGCCGTACGTGGTGTCCGCCGGCCGTGCCGTGCCGCTGCCGTACAACGGATCGGTGGCCCGGATCGCGTTCGGCCCGGTCTCGACCGCCCGGGTCCGGCGCTGGATCACCAACGGCGACTTCGACGTGTTGCACGTGCACGAGCCGCTCACGCTGAGCCTGTCGCTGCTGGCCGTGCTCTCCGCGCGGGGCCCGGTGGTGGCCACGTTCCACACCGCGATGACCCGTTCCCGGGTGTTGGCGGCGGCGCAGGGTGTCCTCCAGATCGTGTTGGAACGGATCACCGCCCGGATCGCGGTCAGCGCGCTGGCCCGCAAGGTGCAGGTGGAGCACATGGACGGCGGGGCCGTGGAGATCCCCAACGGGGTGGCGGTGGCCAAGTTCGCCGACGCCGAGCCGTTGCCGGGCTGGCCGGGGGAGTGCGGCCCGGGTACGGGCGGCACGCTGGGGTTCCTGGGCCGGTTCACCGAGGCGCGCAAGGGCTTCCCGGTGCTGCGTGACGCGTTCGTGGCGCTGGCCGCCACCCGGCCCGGGTTGCGGTTGCTCGTCGCCGGCCCCGGTGACCCCGACGACCTGTACGACCAGTTCCCGGCCGATCTGCACGAGCGGGTCACGTTCCTCGGCCTGGTCACCGAACCGGACAAGGCGCGCATGTTGCGGAGCGTCCACCTCTACGTGGCGCCGAACACCGGTGGCGAGTCGTTCGGCATGATCCTCACCGAGGCCCTGGCCGCGGGTACGACGGTTGTCGCCAGCGACCTGGACGCGTTCCGGCGGGTGCTCGACGGTGGGCGCGCCGGTCGGCTCTTTCCCACCGGCGACCCGGTGGGGCTGCGCGACGCGCTGAGCGAGCTGTTGGACGACGCCTCCGCGCGGACGACGTTGACCGCCTGCGGCGATCAGGTCGTGGCGAATTTCGACTGGCCGGTGGTTGCCCGCCGTGTTCTGGAGGTATACGCAGCGGCGATCGAGGCAACCGACGGGCGGGTCATCGACCAGGAATGGGTGGGGCTGGGCTGA
- a CDS encoding phosphatidylinositol mannoside acyltransferase: protein MNLTELGYVAGWRVVRALPRPLVAAAFRAGADRAHRRGGGGTDRLRANLRRVVGPELPDAELNDLVKRGLRSYARYWMEAFRLPSLSRTQILSGFRLDGAELLAADVAAGRGAVVALPHSGNWDAAGAWVAATGWPITTVMERLKPEGVYERFIAFRESLGMEILPTHGGPRPAFEVLLDRVRAGAVVPLLADRDLSARGVEVDFFGGKTRMPAGPALLALHTGAPLYVASMWYEPDAACASLAGPLPVPGPEVGPLDQRVRSLTQLIADGLSAGIARHPEDWHMLQRMWLDQRAAGDGTAPPSSASGPA from the coding sequence GTGAACCTCACCGAGCTGGGCTACGTCGCCGGCTGGCGGGTGGTCCGCGCGCTACCCCGGCCGCTGGTCGCCGCGGCGTTTCGGGCGGGCGCGGACCGCGCCCACCGACGCGGCGGCGGGGGTACGGACCGACTGCGCGCGAACCTGCGCCGGGTGGTCGGCCCGGAGCTGCCCGACGCCGAGCTGAACGATCTCGTCAAGCGAGGGCTGCGCTCGTACGCCCGGTACTGGATGGAGGCGTTCCGGCTGCCGTCGTTGAGCCGGACGCAGATCCTGTCCGGCTTCCGGCTCGACGGCGCCGAGCTGCTCGCCGCCGACGTGGCCGCGGGCCGGGGCGCCGTGGTGGCGTTGCCGCACTCCGGCAACTGGGACGCCGCGGGGGCCTGGGTGGCGGCCACCGGTTGGCCGATCACCACGGTCATGGAGCGACTCAAGCCGGAGGGCGTCTACGAGCGTTTCATCGCCTTCCGGGAGAGCCTGGGGATGGAGATCCTGCCGACCCACGGGGGGCCGCGTCCGGCATTCGAGGTGCTGCTGGACCGGGTACGCGCCGGTGCGGTGGTGCCGCTGCTGGCCGACCGGGACCTCTCCGCCCGTGGTGTGGAGGTCGACTTCTTCGGCGGGAAGACCCGGATGCCCGCCGGGCCCGCGCTGCTCGCCCTGCACACCGGAGCGCCGCTCTACGTGGCCTCGATGTGGTACGAACCCGACGCGGCCTGCGCGTCGCTCGCCGGCCCACTGCCGGTGCCGGGGCCCGAGGTGGGGCCTCTGGACCAGCGGGTCCGGTCGCTGACCCAGCTGATCGCCGACGGTCTGTCGGCGGGTATCGCCCGGCATCCGGAAGACTGGCACATGTTGCAGCGGATGTGGCTGGACCAGCGGGCGGCGGGGGACGGCACGGCGCCGCCCTCGTCGGCCTCCGGTCCGGCCTAG
- the pgsA gene encoding phosphatidylinositol phosphate synthase, translated as MAKIFQVSARAGMTRVVEPIARALLRAGVTPNAVTVAGTVGVLVGALGFGARGHLVAGALIVTVFALTDLLDGTMARMSGGSTRFGAFLDSSMDRVADSAVFGAVAYWLATQDNYSGVAAALVCLAAGSLVSYVKARAEGLGMTCNVGIAERTERLLIVGVGGILTGVGVDPALEIALWLLAAVSIFTVGQRMAHVYRQAQQLQPDGQA; from the coding sequence ATGGCGAAGATCTTCCAAGTGTCGGCCCGCGCGGGGATGACCCGCGTCGTCGAGCCGATTGCCCGTGCCCTCCTGCGCGCGGGCGTCACCCCCAATGCCGTCACCGTCGCGGGCACCGTCGGTGTGCTCGTCGGCGCGCTCGGCTTCGGTGCCCGCGGCCATCTGGTCGCGGGCGCGTTGATCGTCACCGTGTTCGCGCTCACCGACCTGCTCGACGGGACGATGGCCCGGATGAGCGGTGGCTCCACCAGGTTCGGCGCGTTCCTCGATTCGAGCATGGACCGGGTAGCCGACAGCGCCGTCTTCGGCGCGGTCGCGTACTGGCTGGCCACCCAGGACAACTACTCCGGGGTGGCCGCCGCGCTGGTCTGCCTGGCCGCCGGGAGCCTGGTCTCCTACGTCAAGGCCCGCGCCGAGGGGCTCGGCATGACCTGCAACGTGGGCATCGCCGAGCGCACCGAGCGGCTGCTGATCGTCGGCGTCGGCGGCATCCTCACCGGCGTCGGTGTCGATCCGGCGCTGGAGATCGCGCTCTGGCTGCTGGCCGCCGTGTCGATCTTCACGGTGGGGCAGCGGATGGCACACGTCTACCGCCAGGCCCAGCAGCTCCAGCCGGACGGCCAGGCGTGA
- a CDS encoding elongation factor G-like protein EF-G2, with the protein MAQKNQDKGSTGGTPVITEPERVRNVVLVGHSGAGKTTLVEALLAATGTIGRAGSVLDGTTVGDHDPAAVRQQRSVSLSCAPLLHNGIKVNLLDTPGYADFVGELRAGLRAADAALFVVSAAGGMDAATVALWEECAAVDMPRAVAISRLDQPRADVDETVALCQRLFGDNVMPLYLPMLGDDGVSTEGLLGLITRRVFDYSAGLPADVRAPDPEHQRAIDESRDELIEGIIAESEDETLMDRYLDGEDISDEVLIDDLEKAVARGHFYPVVPVCAQTGVGLDVLLEVLTAAFPSPLEHELPAVTGVDGSPRPPLTCDPAGPLVAEVVKTTVDRHVGRVSLVRVFSGTLRPDQTVHVSGHGMAERGHPDHDADERVGHLYTPLGATLREVPLCVAGDLCAITKSGSAETGDTISAKADPLLIAPWEMPEPLLPVAIVAHSRADEDALARNLARLVAGDPTLRLERNPETHQLVLWCMGEAHADVVLDRLRAGGVELDTEPVKVSLRETLTVPARGHGRHVKQSGGHGQYAVCDIEVEPLPRGSGFEFVDRVVGGAVPHNYIPSVEKGVRAQLERGLVAGHPVVDLRVTLVDGKAHSVDSSDAAFQTAGALALRDAADRGRPALLEPIDEVTVRVPDGSVGTVMSDLSGRRGRVLGTEPDPDADGRTLVRAEVPATELLRYAVELRSMTAGTGTFRRHFVRHDPMPAHLADQIRKEHTP; encoded by the coding sequence ATGGCGCAGAAGAACCAGGACAAGGGCTCCACCGGCGGCACGCCGGTCATCACCGAGCCCGAGCGGGTCCGCAACGTGGTGCTCGTCGGGCACTCCGGAGCGGGCAAGACGACACTTGTCGAGGCCCTGCTCGCGGCGACGGGCACGATCGGCCGGGCCGGCTCCGTGCTCGACGGCACGACGGTGGGCGACCACGACCCCGCGGCCGTGCGCCAACAACGCTCGGTCAGCCTGTCCTGCGCGCCGCTGCTGCACAACGGCATCAAGGTCAACCTCCTGGACACCCCCGGGTACGCCGACTTCGTCGGCGAGCTGCGGGCCGGGTTGCGGGCCGCCGACGCCGCGCTCTTCGTCGTCTCGGCGGCGGGCGGCATGGACGCCGCCACCGTCGCGCTGTGGGAGGAGTGCGCCGCCGTCGACATGCCCCGCGCGGTCGCAATTTCCCGACTGGACCAGCCCCGCGCCGACGTCGACGAGACCGTCGCGCTCTGCCAGCGCCTCTTCGGCGACAACGTGATGCCGCTCTACCTGCCGATGCTCGGCGACGACGGCGTGTCCACCGAGGGCCTGCTCGGCCTGATCACCCGCCGGGTCTTCGACTACAGCGCCGGGTTGCCCGCCGACGTCCGCGCCCCCGACCCGGAGCACCAGCGCGCCATCGACGAGTCCCGCGACGAGCTGATCGAGGGGATCATCGCCGAGAGCGAGGACGAGACCCTGATGGACCGCTACCTCGACGGCGAGGACATCAGCGACGAGGTGCTCATCGACGACCTGGAGAAGGCCGTCGCCCGGGGTCACTTCTACCCGGTGGTGCCGGTCTGCGCCCAGACCGGCGTCGGGCTGGACGTGCTGCTGGAGGTGCTGACCGCCGCGTTCCCGTCGCCGCTGGAGCACGAGCTGCCGGCGGTCACCGGCGTGGACGGCTCGCCGCGACCGCCGTTGACCTGCGACCCGGCCGGGCCACTCGTCGCCGAGGTCGTCAAGACCACCGTCGACCGCCACGTCGGCCGGGTCTCGCTGGTCCGGGTCTTCTCCGGCACGCTGCGCCCCGACCAGACGGTGCACGTCTCCGGTCACGGCATGGCCGAACGCGGGCACCCCGACCACGACGCCGACGAGCGGGTCGGGCACCTCTACACCCCGCTGGGCGCGACGCTGCGCGAGGTGCCGCTCTGCGTGGCCGGCGACCTCTGCGCGATCACCAAGTCGGGCAGCGCGGAGACCGGCGACACCATCTCGGCCAAGGCCGACCCGCTGTTGATCGCCCCCTGGGAGATGCCGGAACCGCTGCTGCCGGTGGCGATCGTCGCCCACAGCCGCGCCGACGAGGACGCCCTGGCCCGCAACCTCGCCCGCCTGGTCGCGGGCGACCCCACGCTGCGGTTGGAACGCAACCCGGAGACCCACCAGCTGGTCCTCTGGTGCATGGGCGAGGCACACGCCGACGTGGTGCTCGACCGGCTCCGCGCCGGAGGCGTCGAGCTGGACACCGAGCCGGTCAAGGTGTCACTGCGCGAGACCCTGACGGTGCCCGCGAGGGGGCACGGCCGGCACGTCAAGCAGTCCGGTGGCCACGGCCAGTACGCGGTCTGCGACATCGAGGTCGAGCCGCTGCCCCGGGGCAGCGGCTTCGAGTTCGTCGACCGGGTCGTCGGCGGCGCGGTGCCGCACAACTACATCCCCTCGGTGGAGAAGGGCGTCCGCGCCCAACTCGAACGTGGCCTCGTCGCCGGTCACCCGGTGGTGGACCTGCGGGTGACCCTGGTCGACGGCAAGGCGCACAGCGTCGACTCCTCCGACGCGGCCTTCCAGACCGCCGGCGCGCTGGCCCTGCGCGACGCCGCCGACCGTGGCCGGCCCGCCCTGCTGGAGCCGATCGACGAGGTCACCGTCCGGGTGCCCGACGGTTCGGTGGGCACGGTGATGAGCGACCTGTCCGGCCGACGGGGCCGGGTGCTCGGCACCGAGCCCGACCCGGACGCCGACGGCCGTACCCTCGTGCGCGCCGAGGTGCCGGCCACCGAACTGCTGCGGTACGCCGTCGAGCTGCGCTCGATGACGGCCGGCACCGGCACCTTCCGCCGTCACTTCGTCCGTCACGACCCGATGCCGGCCCACCTGGCCGACCAGATCCGCAAAGAACACACCCCGTAA